A single Nicotiana tabacum cultivar K326 chromosome 5, ASM71507v2, whole genome shotgun sequence DNA region contains:
- the LOC107780337 gene encoding homeobox-leucine zipper protein HAT14-like isoform X2, translating into MELALSLGGDTPKSFLFLEKSSSSSSLHEKLMDSSKDLGFCMGLRKCSEDKSRKNKQRRSQDLKEGHVSKGSSDPMLQLDLLPFSPVSRDISSQLHFPWLTENTGEPGPAGKVLDMNRRQLVAEETEEGAALSSPNSAISTFQVNFPIYRNGNKLLGKRECEGDHVERWGNSSSRASDEEDGSARKKLRLTKEQSAFLEESFKEHNTLNPKQKLALAKQLNLRPRQVEVWFQNRRARTKLKQTEVDCEYLKKCCETLTEENKRLQKELQELRALKSSQPFYMQLPATTLTMCPSCERVVTATSSAAAASAAAAANTTLTLAKPEPFPFSPAHVQAAS; encoded by the exons ATGGAGTTAGCTTTGAGCTTAGGAGGGGATACCCCAAAATCATTTTTGTTTCTTGAAaagtcatcatcttcttcttctttacatgAGAAGCTGATGGATAGCAGCAAAGATTTAGGGTTCTGCATGGGTTTAAGAAAGTGCAGTGAAGATAAAAGCAGAAAAAATAAGcagaggcggagccaggatttaAAGGAAGGTCACGTAAGTAAAGGGTCATCAGATCCAATGCTTCAGCTTGATCTCTTGCCTTTTTCTCCAGTTTCTAGGGACATATCTTCACAGCTTCACTTCCCTTGGCTCACTGAAAACA CTGGTGAACCTGGACCGGCGGGAAAGGTGTTGGACATGAACCGGCGGCAGTTAGTGGCGGAGGAGACTGAGGAAGGGGCGGCTCTGTCATCTCCGAACAGTGCAATATCAACTTTTCAAGTGAACTTTCCAATATACAGAAACGGAAATAAGTTATTAGGGAAGAGAGAGTGTGAAGGAGATCATGTAGAGAGATGGGGTAATTCTTCTTCTAGAGCTAGTGATGAAGAAGATGGTTCAGCCAGAAAAAAGCTTAGACTTACAAAAGAACAATCTGCTTTTCTTGAAGAAAGCTTCAAAGAACACAACACTCTCAATCCA AAACAGAAGCTTGCTCTAGCAAAGCAGTTAAACCTTCGTCCAAGACAAGTGGAAGTGTGGTTCCAAAACAGAAGAGCAAG GACAAAATTGAAGCAGACAGAGGTAGATTGTGAGTATTTAAAGAAGTGCTGTGAGACACTGACAGAAGAGAATAAGAGGCTGCAGAAAGAGCTTCAAGAATTAAGAGCTTTAAAATCTTCCCAACCTTTTTACATGCAGCTTCCTGCCACCACTCTCACTATGTGTCCATCTTGTGAGCGCGTGGTCACCGCCACTAGCTCCGCCGCAGCTGCTTCTGCCGCCGCTGCCGCAAACACGACGCTTACTCTGGCTAAACCAGAACCCTTCCCATTTTCACCAGCCCATGTTCAGGCTGCTTCataa
- the LOC107780337 gene encoding homeobox-leucine zipper protein HAT14-like isoform X1, translating to MELALSLGGDTPKSFLFLEKSSSSSSLHEKLMDSSKDLGFCMGLRKCSEDKSRKNKQRRSQDLKEGHVSKGSSDPMLQLDLLPFSPVSRDISSQLHFPWLTENIAGEPGPAGKVLDMNRRQLVAEETEEGAALSSPNSAISTFQVNFPIYRNGNKLLGKRECEGDHVERWGNSSSRASDEEDGSARKKLRLTKEQSAFLEESFKEHNTLNPKQKLALAKQLNLRPRQVEVWFQNRRARTKLKQTEVDCEYLKKCCETLTEENKRLQKELQELRALKSSQPFYMQLPATTLTMCPSCERVVTATSSAAAASAAAAANTTLTLAKPEPFPFSPAHVQAAS from the exons ATGGAGTTAGCTTTGAGCTTAGGAGGGGATACCCCAAAATCATTTTTGTTTCTTGAAaagtcatcatcttcttcttctttacatgAGAAGCTGATGGATAGCAGCAAAGATTTAGGGTTCTGCATGGGTTTAAGAAAGTGCAGTGAAGATAAAAGCAGAAAAAATAAGcagaggcggagccaggatttaAAGGAAGGTCACGTAAGTAAAGGGTCATCAGATCCAATGCTTCAGCTTGATCTCTTGCCTTTTTCTCCAGTTTCTAGGGACATATCTTCACAGCTTCACTTCCCTTGGCTCACTGAAAACA TAGCTGGTGAACCTGGACCGGCGGGAAAGGTGTTGGACATGAACCGGCGGCAGTTAGTGGCGGAGGAGACTGAGGAAGGGGCGGCTCTGTCATCTCCGAACAGTGCAATATCAACTTTTCAAGTGAACTTTCCAATATACAGAAACGGAAATAAGTTATTAGGGAAGAGAGAGTGTGAAGGAGATCATGTAGAGAGATGGGGTAATTCTTCTTCTAGAGCTAGTGATGAAGAAGATGGTTCAGCCAGAAAAAAGCTTAGACTTACAAAAGAACAATCTGCTTTTCTTGAAGAAAGCTTCAAAGAACACAACACTCTCAATCCA AAACAGAAGCTTGCTCTAGCAAAGCAGTTAAACCTTCGTCCAAGACAAGTGGAAGTGTGGTTCCAAAACAGAAGAGCAAG GACAAAATTGAAGCAGACAGAGGTAGATTGTGAGTATTTAAAGAAGTGCTGTGAGACACTGACAGAAGAGAATAAGAGGCTGCAGAAAGAGCTTCAAGAATTAAGAGCTTTAAAATCTTCCCAACCTTTTTACATGCAGCTTCCTGCCACCACTCTCACTATGTGTCCATCTTGTGAGCGCGTGGTCACCGCCACTAGCTCCGCCGCAGCTGCTTCTGCCGCCGCTGCCGCAAACACGACGCTTACTCTGGCTAAACCAGAACCCTTCCCATTTTCACCAGCCCATGTTCAGGCTGCTTCataa